TATTTTTAGCCTATATATAGCTTCTTTGCAAACGACTAAAAGAGCTTTTGCTCCTAAAAACCTAGTCTAAAAATAGTTTGCTTCTTCTGTTATATCCCAGCATACATAAGGGTGTCTAGTGTAAGCGTCTCCTGTTAATCATTGTTCATTGATGATGAGATCACTCCTGAATCTGTCTGTAAGGCAATACTGCTTTATTGGCTGAAATCTAGTAGTTCATTTATACAAATTGCAATGGTATTAAATGACATATAACAGCTTATATTTACTGTCATTAACTCTTAAACCAACACACTATTAAACCCCATGTTTAGTGCATTTCTGTAAATCAGCAGCCACATGATGCACATTAGGATAAGCCCATTAGGATACTTTAATCCAGCTTCCGCCCAGTGAGCTAGGTTGAAATATCCTTATGTGCATCATTTCTCTGTATTAAAGAATTTAATGGGAGGTTTTTGCAAGTGAGTACTTTTAGGTCTATGAACTGGATTTTTGAAAGACTgtcactggatttttttttattgctgagcACTATTTAACACACCCTACCACTTCAAAGTATGGAGAAAACAGTAACATACACGTAATGACAAACAATTATCCTCCATTTACATTTATCAGCCAGCTCCTTCCATCATATTTGTCCCTGTAGACTCTGGACTTGATGGCAGTCACTTGTAGGATAAAGCTGCAATGTGGAGCAGTATTTTTTGCGTTGCTGGGATGCGTTCTCACCTGTGTTAGCACTTTTGTGCCTCTCTGGAAAAATTTGAACCTAGATCTGAATGAGATGGAACTTTGGACCAGCGGACTGTGGCAGACGTGTGTGGTACAGGAAGAAGGTGTCATGCACTGCAAAGACTTTGATTCCTTTCTAGGATTACCATTGCCACTGCGGATGGCAAGGATTTTGATGTTTCTCGCTGATGGTTTGGGGATTCTTGGTCTAATCACTTCTACCATGTGTTTGGAATGTCTGAAGATTGGAGAAagagacacaaaaaaaaagcTGGCACTTCTTGGTGGCACTTTACTTTTATTCTCAGGTATCACTGCTCTGGTTCCAGTATCTTGGATAGCTTATGATACACTCCAGGAATTTTGGGATGAGACAATCCCAGAAATTGTTCCCAGATGGGAGTTTGGAGAAGCTATGTTCATGTGTTGGTTtggttctttttttcttatatttgggGGCTCATTCTTGTTTTGCTCAATGCCATCTACAAATGACCATGCAAATTTTATATGTCGGGGTGAAAACACCACTGGATCATTGTATCGACCTGATTCTGTACAAAGCAGGTGCCCTGATCTGGACCTCTGAACATCACAGaactgagaagaagaagaagaaccacTAATATTCTTTATTAAGGCTTCAGCCGTCTAGATCTACATATATGAAGGAACTTCTTCCATTCCCAGTGAGGGAAGCTTTATATTCATATTGAAGACAAAGACAGAGAGCATCTTTTATTTACATTCTAGTAGTCGTTAAAATTATTTTGTAATGATATGTCTGCTACATAAACAACTTATACATTGTTTTAATAAGGCGTCATTTTCATGGTCATGGTAATTCATTTTCAACATGTAACTATGATTTATTACAAATTGAAATAACTaggctaaaactttttttttttcacaatgttGACTGCTGTTAGACATTtataagagataagcgaaccgggttcgagtcgatccgaacccgaatgttcggtatttgattagctggggctgctgaacttggataaagctttaaggttgtctggaaaacatggatacagccaatgactatatccatgatttccacatagccttagggctttatccaagttcagcatgccgaaagttcgagtttggatcgactcgagcatgctcgaggttcgctcatctctaattctaataTATTGTGGCAGATATGTAGCAATAAATAGATAGCATGCTTTCTTCTTTAATGGAGTGCTTCCTCTGTCTTCAGAGGCCTTAGATCGGGGTTGtcaaactcacagccctccagctgttgcaaaactgcaattcccatcatgcctggaaagcaaaaactttagctgtctaggcatgatgggaattatagttttacaACATCTagagggccgcaggtttgacacctgtgctttaCAGCCTCACAATCACTGCATACGTTGCTGTGGCCATAATATACTTCCATAACTCTAAAACagttttacaacaattttatCCATATTAAATGTAAATGTAGATTATACCTACATTTCCTAAAATACTTCTCTGATGCTAAACTAGTTCCAAGCTATTTCTCAGTTACAAATCCTACATTTTCCATTGTATATTTCCCGTATTGTGGAGTAAATTGTAGTTTCATGTGTATAGTGTTGTTTGTATACATCTATAAGACCTAATAATAGGTTGCTCATGGTGAAATtctatatactttatttaacgCCCTCTTTCTTTGTTTccttttatattcttttatatcagAGTTTCTCACAAAGTCATCTGGAAAGTAGGTCCACTGGGTAATATACTGTAAATCTGTGCTAGCCTTTACTAAGGTGTTTATTATAAAAAGTATTTGGTATTCATCAGGGATACCTGCAGGGTATTCACAGATGTTGGCCCTTAGAGTTTCTTCAATGGGAAAAAGAAATTACACAAGACATAGTAATTTAATAAAGAACAGAAAGCAAcagtaatttaataaaaaaaacataaagcaacataacaaaaaaaattatacctacctgtccccgtgccaccACAGCATCACCAGGTCACTTTCAACCTCCAGTCTTCAGTTTTCCTCCAGTTCCTGTGTTGTCACGACCAGGCTAGAACTACTAGACCAAGCAACTCAGTGACTGCAAAGGTGTTTTGCATCTGACATGatgttacaggaccaggagctcCAGGAGACCAACAGGTGACTGTGAGTTGtgggggcacggggatgggtaggTATAACTTCTTTAATTATGTTCTTACCGACCCCTGCCTGCCCTGGATTTTCACATttcgccagagttctcctttaaattatgTTGAGGTATGATAGTGTGAGTAGGATTTGGGACCCTGAAAAATTAACACAGGCCTAGTCATTGTTTTTGCCTTTTAGATGGTGTGACTGCTGCCATGATACCAGTGAAGACTTTGTTGCTTCTtgcttgttaaaaaaaacctttacatgGCTCAACTATTGCGCAGAGCCTCACTAGATCATTTGGGAAACCATCATTTTTCACTGCACTCCCCCTTTTACACTGGGAAATTTGTGTCATCCCAAGAACAAGCATTCATTGTCTGATCCTTGGGCCTATTACGCATTATTGTCCTGTTTGACTAGTAATTACATCATTGAGTAGGGGCACTAAAGTGCTTGTACATAAAAAAAGACTGTGGAGAGTTCTTACCAAACCTTGTTCTGCATACTAAAATGCGAGAAACATTCTGCCcccaaaatgtattaaaaaaaatcaaccaaAATAACCA
Above is a window of Dendropsophus ebraccatus isolate aDenEbr1 chromosome 7, aDenEbr1.pat, whole genome shotgun sequence DNA encoding:
- the LOC138796857 gene encoding claudin-22-like, giving the protein MAVTCRIKLQCGAVFFALLGCVLTCVSTFVPLWKNLNLDLNEMELWTSGLWQTCVVQEEGVMHCKDFDSFLGLPLPLRMARILMFLADGLGILGLITSTMCLECLKIGERDTKKKLALLGGTLLLFSGITALVPVSWIAYDTLQEFWDETIPEIVPRWEFGEAMFMCWFGSFFLIFGGSFLFCSMPSTNDHANFICRGENTTGSLYRPDSVQSRCPDLDL